In Acidobacteriota bacterium, one DNA window encodes the following:
- a CDS encoding glycosyltransferase, with protein sequence MPDISILIPTYTAADFIDRTLRIARGQTHPHVSILVSVDACADGTLDRVRAHARDDARIVVFAQEHRLGWAANVNFLIDQVRTPYFFVYFHDDVIVAEYAARLVAALEAAPDAASVHADVQHFGASDQLSRGREYAGPAPRRLLSFMLAPHRGSPLRSLIRRDRAGHLRLPDHGAQGYLANEPFLLDLIAAGPALHVPAPLYFRHHFRPGGLTAAWRHIDATSAMTALRAHAARAVTTLERVAGPDAALRSLLLSAAWFWLAPHVEELERRTGRATIAGPADLHPAFAQLADPAAFEACGAGIAGWYAERWHRSGVGRAC encoded by the coding sequence ATGCCGGACATCTCGATCCTGATTCCGACCTACACCGCGGCGGATTTCATCGATCGCACGCTGCGGATCGCCCGCGGCCAGACGCATCCCCACGTGTCCATCCTCGTCTCCGTCGACGCCTGCGCGGACGGAACGCTCGACCGCGTCAGGGCACACGCTCGCGACGATGCGCGCATCGTCGTGTTCGCGCAGGAGCACCGGCTCGGCTGGGCCGCCAACGTCAACTTCCTGATCGACCAGGTCCGAACGCCGTACTTCTTCGTCTACTTCCACGACGATGTGATCGTGGCCGAGTACGCGGCGAGGCTCGTCGCCGCGCTCGAGGCAGCCCCGGACGCCGCGAGCGTCCACGCGGACGTACAGCACTTCGGCGCGTCCGACCAGCTCTCGCGAGGCCGCGAGTACGCGGGGCCGGCGCCGCGACGCCTGTTGTCGTTCATGCTGGCCCCCCATCGGGGGTCGCCGCTGCGAAGCCTCATCCGGCGCGATCGCGCCGGCCATCTTCGCCTGCCCGATCACGGCGCGCAGGGCTATCTCGCGAACGAGCCGTTCCTCCTCGACCTCATCGCCGCCGGACCGGCGCTCCACGTTCCCGCCCCGCTCTACTTCCGGCATCACTTCCGTCCTGGCGGCTTGACCGCGGCGTGGCGTCACATCGATGCCACATCGGCGATGACGGCGCTGCGCGCGCACGCCGCACGCGCGGTGACGACGCTCGAGCGCGTCGCGGGACCAGACGCCGCGCTCCGATCTCTCCTGCTCTCCGCGGCGTGGTTCTGGCTCGCTCCCCACGTCGAGGAACTGGAACGCCGCACAGGGCGCGCGACGATCGCCGGCCCGGCCGATCTGCACCCGGCGTTCGCACAGCTCGCGGATCCGGCCGCCTTCGAAGCCTGCGGCGCCGGGATCGCCGGCTGGTATGCGGAACGTTGGCATCGGTCAGGTGTCGGGCGGGCGTGTTGA
- a CDS encoding glycosyltransferase produces MPDAASAEPVRDAAEPESHETTSHLTATIGHQRREIQRLAAELQASAHLLDQRTQDLSLLGAEVTRLTMDLQWKPPHSRERVLRWLRHLIRSAGRRVRQSLVPALRVPVRATRGAYASLVPARARAMLEQALSRQLMTWPTYAFDRYKRTRQDLYGTDVGSLRVPVTPGLVSIVLPVYNGEATVHETIDSVLAQRYGAFELIVVDDGSSDDTPAIVEAYARRDRRIRVVRQDNARLPRALSRGFRLATGEFLTWTSADNRLKPAFLEEMVACLGRHPEWDMAYGDLDLIGEHGRLLTGTTIWDGCQLPPGSGHVHLPHVPAELNVVANNHVGATFLYRRRVPYLVGDYSPHRFITEDYDYWMRINALMTLRHADVDEPLTDYRFHDRSLTSRWHEFDMWRRRDRLMVFEDFRRDFYLAPMLWILDGDDGALRRALTAAIARAGHLIYDETYAVDDLPPFGIPIVHACTTADPAAAGNPRPSLPRSAHRVLLTSASVLPDVVPDGWTCCIALGAPSTLPDLRDYRGWMAASDVGTVFQAIDARVKSDSLAEWEQIAESAPRGALDASVVICTVEPSDRLRESIAAVAAQSFDHARYEVIVVANTPAPQAALRQTIDELRAAHFSARPDHLRSLVCPVPGLSAARNAGLAAARGDLVVYLDDDAVAENTWLAELQAIFAARPQVGVVGGHILLRIPTPRPAALRPGWEKYWSHYVTTFTEYTEVEDWRQFPWGASWAARREALLRIGGFRRRYGRRGTDYWGGEELVAALLVRRLGYAVGVHPRAVVHHAVTPARMSFAHVRRTIAAGLLVGYHAQRDLYLPWRPGGPPRAIPALLLSHVDRTVEPGASRWRDALYRKLGQLRLLAAEASDVVRRLRRPTVARRS; encoded by the coding sequence GTGCCCGACGCGGCGAGCGCCGAGCCGGTGCGAGACGCGGCGGAACCCGAGTCGCACGAAACGACCAGTCACCTGACCGCTACGATCGGTCACCAGCGCCGCGAGATCCAACGCCTCGCCGCCGAGCTTCAGGCGTCGGCTCACCTGCTCGATCAACGGACGCAGGACCTGTCTCTCTTGGGCGCCGAGGTCACGCGCCTCACGATGGACTTGCAGTGGAAGCCGCCGCACTCGCGCGAACGCGTGCTCCGATGGCTGCGGCACCTGATCCGGAGCGCGGGACGGCGGGTCCGCCAGTCGCTCGTGCCCGCCCTTCGCGTTCCGGTGCGTGCAACCCGAGGCGCCTACGCGTCGCTCGTGCCGGCGCGCGCCCGAGCAATGCTCGAGCAGGCGCTCTCGCGTCAACTCATGACGTGGCCCACCTACGCGTTCGATCGGTACAAGCGGACGCGCCAGGATCTCTACGGCACCGACGTCGGGTCGCTTCGCGTGCCCGTCACGCCTGGTCTCGTCTCCATCGTCCTGCCGGTGTACAACGGCGAGGCGACCGTCCACGAGACGATCGACAGTGTGCTCGCCCAGCGCTATGGCGCCTTCGAGCTCATCGTCGTCGACGACGGCTCGAGCGACGACACGCCCGCGATCGTGGAGGCGTACGCGCGCCGCGATCGTCGCATTCGCGTGGTGCGCCAGGACAACGCGCGGCTGCCGCGGGCGCTGTCCAGAGGATTCCGTCTCGCGACCGGGGAGTTCCTGACGTGGACCAGCGCCGACAATCGGCTGAAGCCGGCCTTTCTCGAGGAGATGGTCGCCTGCCTCGGCCGTCATCCCGAGTGGGACATGGCCTACGGCGACCTCGACCTGATCGGCGAGCACGGCCGGCTCCTCACGGGCACGACGATCTGGGATGGGTGCCAGCTCCCTCCTGGCAGCGGCCACGTGCACCTGCCGCACGTCCCGGCCGAGCTGAACGTCGTCGCCAACAACCACGTCGGCGCGACGTTTCTCTATCGGCGGCGCGTCCCCTATCTCGTCGGTGACTACAGCCCGCACCGGTTCATCACCGAGGACTACGACTACTGGATGCGGATCAATGCGCTGATGACGCTGCGTCATGCGGACGTGGACGAGCCGCTCACCGACTACCGCTTCCACGATCGCTCGTTGACGTCGCGGTGGCACGAGTTCGACATGTGGCGCCGGCGCGACCGGCTGATGGTCTTCGAAGACTTCCGGCGCGACTTCTATCTCGCGCCGATGCTCTGGATTCTGGACGGCGACGACGGCGCGCTGCGCCGCGCGCTCACGGCGGCCATCGCACGCGCCGGCCATCTGATCTACGACGAGACCTACGCGGTCGACGACCTGCCGCCGTTCGGCATCCCGATCGTGCATGCGTGCACGACGGCGGACCCGGCAGCCGCCGGGAATCCGCGGCCGTCACTTCCTCGATCCGCACACCGCGTCTTGCTCACGTCGGCTTCGGTCTTGCCGGATGTCGTGCCGGACGGCTGGACGTGCTGCATCGCGCTCGGCGCACCGAGCACGTTGCCGGACCTCCGCGACTATCGCGGCTGGATGGCGGCGAGCGACGTCGGCACGGTCTTCCAGGCGATCGATGCCCGCGTCAAGTCGGACTCGCTCGCAGAATGGGAACAGATCGCCGAGTCCGCTCCTCGCGGCGCACTCGACGCGTCCGTCGTGATTTGCACGGTCGAGCCGAGCGATCGTCTCCGCGAGTCGATCGCAGCCGTCGCCGCGCAGTCCTTCGATCACGCCCGCTACGAGGTCATCGTCGTCGCAAACACGCCTGCACCGCAGGCCGCGCTGCGCCAGACGATCGACGAGCTTCGCGCCGCCCACTTCTCCGCCCGCCCGGACCACCTGCGCTCCCTCGTGTGTCCCGTGCCCGGGCTTTCAGCCGCGCGGAACGCAGGGCTCGCCGCCGCCAGAGGCGACCTCGTCGTGTATCTCGACGACGACGCGGTGGCAGAGAACACGTGGCTGGCGGAACTGCAGGCGATCTTCGCCGCTCGCCCGCAGGTCGGCGTGGTCGGTGGACACATCCTGCTGCGAATCCCCACGCCGCGGCCGGCCGCGCTGCGCCCAGGCTGGGAGAAGTACTGGAGCCACTACGTCACCACCTTCACGGAGTACACGGAGGTCGAGGACTGGCGGCAGTTTCCCTGGGGCGCCAGTTGGGCGGCACGGCGTGAAGCGCTGCTGCGGATCGGGGGCTTTCGCAGACGATACGGACGCCGAGGCACGGACTACTGGGGGGGCGAGGAACTGGTGGCGGCGCTGCTCGTTCGCCGCCTGGGCTACGCGGTCGGCGTGCATCCGCGCGCGGTCGTCCACCATGCCGTGACGCCGGCGCGCATGTCGTTCGCGCACGTGCGGCGCACGATCGCCGCCGGCCTTCTGGTCGGGTATCACGCGCAGCGGGACCTGTATCTTCCGTGGAGGCCCGGCGGCCCACCGCGCGCGATCCCCGCCCTGCTCCTGAGCCATGTCGATCGGACGGTGGAACCGGGAGCGAGCCGCTGGCGAGATGCGCTCTATCGCAAGCTCGGCCAGCTCCGGCTCCTCGCGGCCGAGGCGTCGGATGTCGTCCGGCGCCTGCGGCGGCCTACCGTCGCTCGCCGATCATGA
- the iolG gene encoding inositol 2-dehydrogenase, with protein sequence MTTAVKIGVIGAGRIGKVHASTVAYRVPGARIAAVADVDLASAQALASRLQIPRATDRAEDVLGDRDIDAVFVCSSTSTHAPLCIAAAQAGKHVFCEKPIAQDLAAIDRVLAAVASAGVKLQVGFNRRFDANYRRVRQAIETGEIGTPAILHIVSRDPAPPPVSYVRTSGGMFLDMTIHDFDMARFLIGADVEEVYTKAAVTVDPAIGEAGDVDTAVIALTFSNGVIGTIDNCRRASYGYDQRVEVLGSKGAISTANNYPNAATISDAASVRTDLPLNFFMDRYTESFAAEIAAFVDAIQRDAPVPVTGLDGRKPVAIALAAMRSLRDGRPVKVSEVG encoded by the coding sequence ATGACGACGGCAGTGAAGATCGGGGTCATCGGGGCGGGGCGGATCGGCAAGGTGCACGCCTCGACGGTGGCGTATCGCGTGCCAGGCGCGCGCATCGCGGCGGTCGCAGACGTCGATCTCGCCTCGGCTCAGGCGCTCGCCAGCCGGCTGCAGATTCCCCGTGCGACCGACCGCGCCGAGGACGTGCTCGGCGATCGCGACATCGACGCGGTCTTCGTGTGCTCGTCGACCAGCACGCATGCGCCGCTCTGCATCGCCGCGGCGCAGGCCGGCAAGCACGTCTTCTGCGAGAAGCCGATTGCGCAGGACCTCGCGGCGATCGATCGCGTGCTCGCCGCCGTCGCCTCGGCCGGGGTGAAGCTCCAGGTCGGGTTCAACCGGCGGTTCGACGCGAACTACCGGCGGGTCCGGCAGGCGATCGAGACCGGCGAGATCGGCACGCCCGCAATCCTCCACATCGTCAGCCGCGACCCGGCGCCGCCGCCGGTGTCGTACGTCAGGACGTCGGGCGGCATGTTCCTCGACATGACGATTCACGACTTCGACATGGCGCGATTCCTCATCGGCGCCGACGTGGAGGAGGTCTACACGAAGGCCGCCGTCACCGTGGATCCGGCGATCGGTGAGGCCGGCGACGTCGACACGGCGGTGATCGCGCTGACGTTCTCGAACGGCGTGATCGGCACCATCGACAACTGCCGCCGCGCGAGCTACGGCTACGACCAGCGCGTCGAGGTGCTCGGCAGCAAAGGCGCGATCAGCACGGCGAACAACTACCCGAACGCCGCGACGATCAGCGACGCCGCGAGCGTGCGCACGGACCTGCCGCTGAACTTCTTCATGGATCGGTACACGGAGAGCTTCGCGGCCGAGATCGCCGCGTTCGTCGACGCCATCCAGCGCGACGCGCCGGTACCGGTCACCGGCCTCGACGGGCGGAAACCCGTCGCCATCGCCCTCGCCGCGATGCGTTCGCTCCGCGACGGCCGGCCAGTGAAGGTGAGCGAGGTCGGCTGA
- a CDS encoding class I SAM-dependent methyltransferase, with protein sequence MSRASWLDHPAVARHYRERGLIDGLPWEAWVAARRGGSLDRTLELACGEGLRSSFLFEQRFAARVDGVDSDAETIRRAEANRLRSGAAGLFDTANLNALRLPRRAYDLVLVCHQLHQIVALEALLDQVYAALAPGGVFVIEGYTGPSRFQWTDTQMSLVRAILTRVPERLRRFPWGATKFSEARPDPAAVTAQSLSAAIRSGEIVRLFDQRFASVARRPLGGTLQHLLYNGIMHNFVDDDREADQVIDLVALAEDALIDAELIASDFLLMIGERR encoded by the coding sequence GTGAGCCGCGCCTCGTGGCTGGACCATCCGGCGGTCGCCAGGCACTACCGCGAGCGCGGCCTCATCGACGGCCTGCCCTGGGAGGCGTGGGTCGCGGCGCGCCGCGGCGGGTCGCTCGATCGCACGCTCGAGCTGGCGTGCGGCGAGGGGCTTCGCAGCTCGTTCCTCTTCGAACAGCGGTTCGCCGCGCGGGTCGACGGCGTGGACTCGGACGCCGAGACGATTCGACGCGCCGAAGCCAACCGCCTCCGCAGCGGCGCGGCCGGCCTCTTCGACACGGCGAATCTCAACGCGCTGCGCCTCCCGCGCCGCGCCTACGATCTGGTGCTCGTGTGCCACCAGCTCCACCAGATCGTGGCGCTCGAGGCGTTGCTCGATCAGGTGTACGCCGCGCTCGCCCCGGGCGGCGTGTTCGTGATCGAAGGCTACACGGGCCCGTCGCGCTTCCAGTGGACCGACACGCAGATGTCGTTGGTGCGGGCGATCCTGACGCGCGTCCCTGAGCGATTGCGGCGCTTCCCCTGGGGCGCGACGAAGTTCAGCGAAGCCAGGCCGGATCCCGCGGCCGTGACGGCGCAATCGCTCTCGGCGGCGATCCGATCGGGAGAGATCGTTCGGCTCTTCGATCAGCGCTTTGCGTCGGTGGCGCGCCGGCCGCTCGGCGGCACGCTGCAGCACCTGCTCTACAACGGCATCATGCACAACTTCGTGGACGACGACCGCGAGGCCGATCAGGTGATCGATCTGGTGGCGCTCGCGGAGGACGCGCTGATCGATGCGGAGCTCATCGCGAGCGACTTCCTGCTCATGATCGGCGAGCGACGGTAG